From Bufo gargarizans isolate SCDJY-AF-19 chromosome 10, ASM1485885v1, whole genome shotgun sequence, the proteins below share one genomic window:
- the LOC122920989 gene encoding uncharacterized protein LOC122920989, with product MPVVPVGPGGQELMSLVRSSVSPATWQAHGPGRPAVWIVGHSYVFWAAQRADCRPGGRSLGFREVDVAWRGIRGLRWAQLLSQVVEIGSQASGPVVLVLHAGGNDMGSVPLVELLALIRSDLERFPSFFREVVLVWSEVVPRVVWQGGEAVERCRRTINARISRFVRSRGGVVVRHRQLEGDNRSLMRPDGVHLNEIGLDIFLSGIQDGVEQAMFLLGGGRSPV from the exons ATGCCCGTCGTACCTGTGGGACCTGGTGGACAGGAGCTGATGTCGCTGGTTCGATCGTCTGTTTCCCCGGCTACTTGGCAGGCGCATG GTCCTGGGCGTCCGGCCGTTTGGATCGTGGGCCATTCATATGTTTTCTGGGCGGCGCAGAGAGCTGATTGCCGACCTGGGGGGAGGTCCCTCGGCTTCCGGGAGGTGGATGTGGCCTGGAGAGGAATCCGGGGTTTGCGATGGGCTCAGCTCCTGTCTCAAGTGGTCGAGATCGGTTCGCAGGCCAGTGGCCCGGTTGTTTTAGTTCTACATGCTGGGGGGAACGATATGGGTTCTGTTCCCCTGGTGGAATTGTTGGCCCTCATCAGGTCCGATTTGGAGCGTTTTCCATCGTTTTTTCGTGAGGTGGTCCTGGTCTGGTCTGAGGTTGTTCCTCGGGTGGTATGGCAGGGTGGGGAGGCAGTCGAGAGGTGTAGAAGGACGATTAATGCCCGTATTTCCCGCTTCGTCAGGTCCCGGGGTGGTGTGGTTGTCAGACACAGACAGCTCGAGGGCGATAACCGCTCATTAATGAGGCCCGATGGGGTTCACCTGAATGAGATAGGTTTGGATATCTTCCTTTCAGGTATCCAAGATGGGGTGGAGCAGGCCATGTttttgttgggtggtggtcggagccccgtttga